A single Tenacibaculum sp. Bg11-29 DNA region contains:
- a CDS encoding LexA family transcriptional regulator, which translates to MENLSKNIKHLRTLKKLTQEALAEELSVTRSRISSYEENRSSPTIEFLIDFSKYFKLPIDIIVKNDLTKAKDVSFIEVGNKRVLFPIAIDDNNENLIEVVPAKASAGYLLGYDDPEYIEQLEKIKLPFLPTGKHRAFPIKGDSMLPMKDGSYLVAEFIENIKEAKSGYSYIVVTKDDGMTYKRLENLVDEKQSFLLKPDNTSYQPYEVPVSEILELWKFTCSINTQEYEEHELKLSSIINMFNELGVELEALKKSIG; encoded by the coding sequence ATGGAAAATTTATCAAAAAACATCAAACATTTAAGAACTTTAAAAAAGCTAACTCAAGAGGCTTTAGCTGAAGAACTATCAGTAACGCGATCTAGAATAAGTTCTTATGAAGAAAATAGATCTTCACCAACGATTGAGTTTTTAATAGATTTTTCTAAATATTTTAAACTTCCTATTGATATTATTGTTAAAAATGATTTAACCAAAGCCAAAGATGTTTCTTTTATTGAAGTTGGTAACAAGCGAGTATTATTCCCAATAGCAATTGATGATAATAATGAAAATTTAATAGAAGTTGTACCTGCTAAAGCTTCTGCTGGTTATTTGCTAGGTTATGATGACCCTGAATATATAGAGCAACTAGAAAAAATAAAATTGCCTTTTTTACCTACTGGCAAACACCGAGCTTTTCCTATAAAAGGAGATTCTATGCTACCAATGAAGGATGGTTCTTATTTAGTAGCTGAGTTTATTGAGAACATAAAAGAAGCGAAAAGTGGTTATTCTTATATTGTAGTAACTAAAGATGATGGAATGACTTATAAAAGGTTAGAAAATTTAGTTGATGAAAAACAGTCTTTTTTATTAAAACCAGACAACACAAGTTATCAACCTTATGAAGTTCCCGTTTCTGAAATATTAGAATTATGGAAGTTTACATGTAGTATTAATACACAAGAGTATGAAGAGCATGAATTAAAATTAAGCAGCATTATAAATATGTTTAATGAGTTGGGGGTAGAATTAGAAGCGCTTAAAAAATCGATAGGGTAA
- a CDS encoding DUF4280 domain-containing protein: MGKAIVCQEAECECQFGTMPDKIISISQHKQYVNDADGEKKMIVSTMDLGQPFEKKTFGQCKMQPTPGGYKPCQSMVTEWGGFYDKVTLDNGGNPILEDSKATCPIGGAPCISITFHGQTAEATQQHEEEADEEVMDQINPLAADDTNGIAQSILR, encoded by the coding sequence ATGGGAAAAGCAATAGTATGTCAAGAAGCAGAGTGTGAGTGCCAATTTGGTACCATGCCAGATAAAATAATATCGATAAGTCAGCACAAGCAATATGTAAACGATGCCGATGGTGAAAAAAAGATGATTGTGTCTACCATGGATCTAGGGCAACCATTTGAGAAAAAAACCTTTGGGCAATGCAAAATGCAACCAACTCCAGGAGGCTACAAACCATGCCAATCTATGGTTACAGAGTGGGGAGGGTTTTACGATAAAGTAACATTAGATAACGGTGGAAACCCTATTTTAGAAGACAGTAAAGCTACTTGCCCAATAGGAGGAGCTCCTTGTATAAGTATTACATTTCACGGGCAAACAGCCGAAGCCACCCAGCAACATGAAGAAGAAGCCGATGAAGAGGTTATGGATCAAATAAATCCATTGGCAGCAGATGATACAAATGGCATAGCACAAAGTATACTAAGATAA
- a CDS encoding WG repeat-containing protein, translating to MKQIITLLIILIFNISCSQETKEETFDIEKIKLTEKEKIELNNVLKYYKNFTIKEIKANFEESITAVEDGISNEKEYIFDKDSLVKEEYSLPFQLYLKGIKKQVEALKKSTFLIQNFKNDSIYLRFDTKNRFYTHSHEDKEVFKDIYTLKKKYLNTQKIDTTFNKEAFFNFGYFNINFGKAKYIDSLLITANINYTKSYDTIVFSKKEILKNKEGIIIRNISNNYIHFENNKNVNFFKLEAYNSNGRKLKKKKSRNYSPNTIRKYNKELLKILEKAYQNIKNIDNHQKIKEEIKKIKYKIILLNRKHNGSQYSFHGNIDKIKFYIEKERESLDFDFIARNKYPSTFYLNELKVETLVMNTKNELLFTIPDTNFEYLKYDSFNKRNTFYLAKDNNDEAEQYYYLNVEKQIFKKVVHVEALSENLVKAELEEEDNYFYAIFNSNKENVSGFKYLDIVVEKYNEEFYIIAQKKDKTYTFINNKGEEIGTKGLTNIRTSWFKYAPIVSAIKNNKIGFVDKNGETKVPFIYDIYNKQFSDLEMKKNNLFGLMGLNGKLSIPLIYNKLERFYNNLYIVTKNGYQGIVDINNKIILPIKYKIWKNDLEDLHLITCNSKAGYISKEGKIIIPEIYKKDGSDNFSHGFAQVCRTEDNKCAIINEKNEVIIPWTDATINYKYHEGKRTYTIGSKTYNYLLQLIE from the coding sequence ATGAAGCAAATAATTACCCTATTAATAATATTAATTTTCAATATTAGTTGTAGTCAAGAAACCAAAGAAGAAACTTTTGATATTGAAAAAATAAAACTCACTGAAAAAGAAAAAATAGAATTAAATAACGTTCTTAAATATTATAAGAATTTTACAATAAAAGAAATAAAAGCTAATTTTGAAGAAAGTATAACTGCTGTTGAGGATGGAATTTCAAATGAAAAAGAATATATCTTTGATAAGGATAGCCTTGTAAAGGAAGAATATAGTCTTCCTTTTCAATTATACCTAAAAGGTATAAAAAAACAAGTAGAAGCTCTTAAAAAAAGCACTTTTTTAATTCAGAATTTTAAAAATGATAGTATCTATCTTAGATTTGATACTAAAAACAGATTCTACACACACTCTCATGAAGATAAAGAAGTATTTAAAGACATATATACTTTAAAGAAAAAATATTTGAATACACAAAAAATTGATACAACCTTTAATAAAGAAGCATTTTTTAATTTTGGTTATTTTAATATAAATTTTGGTAAAGCAAAATATATAGATAGTCTATTAATTACTGCTAATATTAACTACACTAAATCATACGATACAATTGTATTTTCTAAAAAAGAAATACTTAAAAATAAAGAAGGTATAATAATAAGGAATATTAGCAACAACTATATTCATTTTGAAAACAATAAGAATGTAAATTTTTTTAAATTGGAAGCTTATAACTCTAATGGCAGAAAATTAAAGAAAAAAAAGAGTAGAAATTATTCTCCAAATACAATTAGAAAATATAATAAAGAGCTTCTAAAAATATTAGAAAAGGCCTATCAAAATATTAAAAATATAGATAATCATCAAAAAATAAAAGAAGAAATAAAAAAAATAAAATACAAAATTATATTACTAAATCGTAAACATAATGGTTCACAATATAGTTTTCATGGTAATATTGATAAAATAAAATTTTATATAGAAAAAGAAAGAGAAAGTTTAGATTTCGATTTTATTGCTAGGAATAAATATCCTTCAACCTTTTATTTGAATGAACTAAAAGTAGAAACCTTAGTGATGAATACTAAAAACGAATTACTTTTTACAATTCCTGATACAAATTTTGAGTATTTAAAATATGATAGCTTTAATAAAAGAAATACTTTTTATTTAGCTAAAGATAATAATGATGAGGCTGAACAATATTATTATTTAAATGTAGAAAAACAAATCTTTAAAAAAGTAGTTCATGTTGAAGCACTTTCAGAAAATTTGGTAAAAGCAGAACTTGAAGAAGAAGATAATTATTTTTATGCTATTTTTAATAGCAATAAAGAGAATGTTTCTGGTTTTAAATATTTAGACATAGTAGTAGAAAAATATAATGAAGAGTTTTATATTATTGCGCAAAAAAAAGATAAAACATACACCTTTATTAACAACAAAGGAGAAGAGATAGGTACAAAAGGTTTAACTAATATTAGAACATCTTGGTTTAAATACGCTCCTATAGTATCTGCTATTAAAAATAATAAAATAGGTTTTGTAGATAAAAACGGTGAAACAAAAGTACCTTTTATATATGATATATATAATAAGCAATTTTCAGATTTAGAAATGAAAAAAAATAATTTATTTGGACTAATGGGACTTAATGGAAAACTTTCGATTCCATTAATTTACAATAAATTAGAACGATTTTATAACAACTTGTATATTGTAACGAAAAATGGGTATCAAGGTATTGTAGATATAAATAATAAAATTATTTTACCAATAAAATACAAAATTTGGAAAAATGATTTAGAAGACCTACATCTGATTACCTGTAATAGTAAAGCAGGCTATATTAGCAAGGAGGGAAAGATAATAATTCCTGAAATTTATAAAAAGGATGGTTCTGACAATTTTAGTCATGGTTTTGCTCAAGTTTGTAGAACAGAAGATAATAAATGTGCTATTATAAACGAAAAAAATGAAGTTATAATACCTTGGACAGATGCAACAATTAATTATAAGTATCATGAAGGAAAACGTACCTATACTATAGGTTCTAAAACCTACAATTACTTATTACAATTAATTGAATAA